Genomic window (Atribacteraceae bacterium):
CCGAATTTATTCGGGAAATCGAACCGGGTGAAATGCTGGTTATCGATAAAAACGGTCCCCGGTCGTTTTTTTACGCTCATTCCCGGCGCAAGGCCTTTTGTTTTTTTGAATTGATTTATTTCTCCCGTCCTGACAGTATTTGTTTTGGAGAAAGCGTGTATCAGGTTCGGAAAAATCTGGGAACAATGCTGGCCCGCCAGGAAGACCAGGAGGCGGACATGGTAATCCCCGTCCCGGAGTCGGGGATCTATGCCGCGCTTGGATTCAGCAAAGAGTCGGGACTACCTCTGGAATTCGGTTTGGTTCGGAACTCCTATATCGGCAGGACGTTCATTCGACCTGGTCAGGAAAATCGGGAATGGGCCGTCCGTATGAAGCTTGATCCGGTCAAACAACTGATCCAGGGGAAACGTATTATCGTCATTGAAGATTCCATCGTCCGGGGAAGCACTTCGCGGCGGCGGATCGCGACGCTCAAGGAAGCGGGCGCCCGGGAGGTTCATATGCGGGTTACTTCTCCACCGCATGCCCACCCCTGTTATTACGGTATTGATTTTCCCACCCGGGAGGAACTGATCGCCGGGCACAAGAACTGCCAGGGGGTTATGGAAGCGCTGGGGCTTGACAGCTTACGGTATGTCACTGTACAGAACCTCATGGAAAGCTTGCCCGGCGGAGGGGGTCATAACTATTGTTATGCCTGTTTCGATGGCGATTATCCGGTCATTCCAGACAAAGGCTTGGGGAAGACCGCCCTGGAAACAACGGATCGGCTGTGCCTTTCCCAATAGACCCATGACGGCAGTGGCGATAGCGCTGCGGAGAAAGCACTCCTTGAACTGGAAAGGTTAATGCCAGGGCGACCGCCCACCGTAGGTATTTTCAGGAAATGGGTCAGCTAGTCCGGTGGTTTTTAGTCAACCGGGCCAACTCGCGGGCATAGGTGATACATTCTTCCTCAGCCCTCGTATCCACCGAACCGACGGCCACCGGTCCGTAATGACTTCCTTTGGATATCCCCTTAACCACCATTCCATGAATGAGGAGAGCGCCGATGATGGACATGATGGTGGTCTCGTTTCCGCCAGCGAGGTTGGCCGAGGACGAAAAGGCTCCGCCGATTTTTCCGTCGAGAGCGCGGTGGAACTGGACGCTGTCATCAAGGAATGCCTTCACTTCGGCCGCCATGGTTCCATAATAGGTTGGTGAACCGATGATAATTAGGTCATATTCTTTCAGGGAAGAGACTTCACAGTTACTAGGTTCCCGGAGGTCAGTTGGGATTCCCTCGCCTTCCAAGGTTTTCCCGATGATCTCGGCCATTTTATGGGTTGTACCGGTACGGGTGTGATACAGTACCAACGCTTTCATGGTATCCACCTCTGTGCGTAAGGACGTATGGAGCATAGAACATTGTATCACAGGAGTTAACCGATCGGTATCCGACGGTAACGTTTACGAAAATAGAGGATATTGTTTTATTTGCAGAGGATAAATCCGTTTGGTTACTGGAATCGCGGTGCTATAATCGGACCGAATCCGGAATGTCTTCTTTGAGAATGCTCTTTTGCGGCCTGTATTTGGCAACATAGTTTATCCTATGTTATCGATTGTCGGTAGGGAGAGTATGAGAGAGATGAATATTTCTCGTTGCTCCTTTTCTTTCCGGGGCATTGTTGATATTTTTACCCTATATACCGGTCAAGAGAGTCTGTTGAAATGGAATGGTGTCTTTGTTAGTATACTTTTATTAAAATACCCTGTTATTCTTGGATCCAGGAGGTTGGCACTGTGGTTACCGATGCGGTAAAAAGAATACGGGAACTGGAGCAGATCAAAGAGCGGGAAATTCAGAACGCGGAACGGGAAGCGGCGCAGATCTTGGCTCAATTGGATAATACCATTGAAGAGTATCGGCCGGCGCGTCTTCGTGAAGTGGAAGAAATGGCTGCTCGAGAACGGGAGAAAATGCTCCGTAATACCGAACTGAGCACACAAAAGATTATCGACAGGTACGAAGAAGAAGCCGAACGGCTGCGCCAGCTGGTATCCAAAAGGATCGATCGGGCGGTGGCGGTGCTTTTACAATCCCTGGAGGATCAGTATGGCCATTAAAAAAATGCAGCGGGTAGATATTCTGGTTCATCAAAGCCTGCGCGACGAAACCTTCCATCTTCTCCAGAATATGGGGGTTTTG
Coding sequences:
- the purF gene encoding amidophosphoribosyltransferase, encoding MSLHEKCGVFGTYGIKDAARVVQMGLLSLQHRGQESAGIVVTDGRTFLERKGSGLVSEVLTAETLSSLKGHIALGHVRYSTTGSSSSRNIQPFLGECRYGSLAVAHNGNLTNTLALWKKLSRDGAVFQSSMDTEMLLHLIARSRFDGLEDAIKEALWQIRGALSAAIMSRDRLVAVRDPWGFRPLALGRKDGGYLVSSETCALEVTDAEFIREIEPGEMLVIDKNGPRSFFYAHSRRKAFCFFELIYFSRPDSICFGESVYQVRKNLGTMLARQEDQEADMVIPVPESGIYAALGFSKESGLPLEFGLVRNSYIGRTFIRPGQENREWAVRMKLDPVKQLIQGKRIIVIEDSIVRGSTSRRRIATLKEAGAREVHMRVTSPPHAHPCYYGIDFPTREELIAGHKNCQGVMEALGLDSLRYVTVQNLMESLPGGGGHNYCYACFDGDYPVIPDKGLGKTALETTDRLCLSQ
- a CDS encoding flavodoxin domain-containing protein, encoding MKALVLYHTRTGTTHKMAEIIGKTLEGEGIPTDLREPSNCEVSSLKEYDLIIIGSPTYYGTMAAEVKAFLDDSVQFHRALDGKIGGAFSSSANLAGGNETTIMSIIGALLIHGMVVKGISKGSHYGPVAVGSVDTRAEEECITYARELARLTKNHRTS